GTTTAAGAAGAGcaccaacagcagcagcagtctTCCTTCCTCCGTCTCCGCAACCGCCTTCTCCGCATGGCTCGACGAAGCATCGCGAAAGAGGAAGACGTGCTTCGCGTTCGATGATGGAAGAGAGACGACAAGCCACTGAGAAAGATGTACTACGTGCAACGTTGAATATAATTAAGCTTTCCGAGACGTCAAAGCGAAATACAGCTCGCTTCATTAAGAACAGAGTTATACTCGCAATACTACTTCTATCGTAGCTCtttcgaataagaaaaagacagataaatagatagatggatgaatatacagatagataaagagagagagagagagaaagacgaaacgCTTTCAATTGTAAAATGTATCTTGGGAAAATAAAGGATCATTGCAGACGTAAAGCCACAGGGCAAGCTCGACCATACTTCTCGACGATCGACCGATCGCTATAGTTAGAACGAAAAAGTATAAGTAAAGTTTTCATTGAAAACTCCAACCGATCCTTCTCCCATTGCCTCCCCTGACCTCTTACAATCCATTTTCATAACAAAAATGACCGTTCTACGAATggatatatctctatataaataattgttgatATCGTTTCAATTAACAatagaaataacgaaagatcGATTTAATTCCAAGTCGTTGTatgaaatgattttataagcGTTAGAGATTAACGTGATCCTTCGAGACTAATTCGTAAGACGATAAGCAAGCAAGAAAAGTGCCATTTCCGGCGCGTGGGAACAATTCGTGGCAAACAAGCCCGAGTTTCGTAGCTGCTCATTAACACGTCAACGTTGAAGAAATGATGCTTCGAAACTGACGTAACGATCATCATTAAGCTTCTCTAGTTTCCACGGACTTTGGATGAGTCACTCTGTAGATCTAACATAGAACTTTCCCAGGAATCTGCGTCTATTCGCTAATTTCTCtaatcgtataattttcttctcgtatTTCTATTTGTAATTAGGCCACGTACATACCACGATACAGAATCGTCAAACTCGTCGATTACTCGTTAATGGAAACATACGGATACATATAGatctctatatataattttaatgattgaTAACAATTACTAAACACTTacgaaattatcgaataacttttatattcaAGAGAAACAAGACAAGACGTTGTAAcattaaaatcgaatttataattacaatggaaatattaacaaagaaatttattctcgaataattaatatagacAAAAGCCGCGTAATTATTAATCGCAAAAATTTAAACAGAGAAATTCTAATTCGTAAAGAATGAAGAAGCCCTTGATAAattgttttacatttttctacatttgatctcgaaaagaaaggctttgtaaatttaaattaattagattaaCGCATAGGGCAAGTTTATAAATTTGTCGACAACCTATTTCAGACTTATATTCTCtacagaaaataattattattctcctTGTTCGTTTTTAATAGAAACGATCGACCTATATACCAGAAAATCGATGGTAAATGTTACCGAATGAATAAAGTAAACCCCTGCTACGTTGTTTTATCGCcattaaaagaagataaaggtaGAGAGAACGATTAAGGcttctgaaaaataaaatagctAAGGGAAGTGAAGGAAACGAGCTACTTATCGGTTAGTTCGATACATCACGGCTCTTAAGCGAAGAAGGAAGGTTTCAAGGGAGAGTTCTAAGATCGATTAGGTTCaatcgaaagaggaaaaaggtaGAACTGTCAATCAACATAATTcgaaacatataaatatgttatcgTCCATAAATCACCATTTGagattcaattatttataatagcaTTACTGAATTGAAACTGCGCAAAAAatatccaaagaaaaaaaaaagaaagagaaaaagaaaaatagtaacaattacaataaaatatcgcGATTTTCCATCCAACATTTGATGCGTTAACTCGCTCTAATATTTTCAGAAGAAAACCTTATCAGAAATAAATGTACTCCgcaatataaattcaattaataaagatactatacatatacactttCCATAAGGTTTCGATCTTTAAAAGGACGCTCACGTGTACTAATTCACTACTGTACCAACGTAAGAGgctcaaatttattttccccAAAAGACCGAAACCTCTTGTAATAACTTTTAACGTAGAAAGATACCTCAACCAGAAACGCATTACAGAGTCACGTCTTGTAAACGCATAATCGGCATTTTTCTTCGCTGAGCACAGCGAATTAAGGGGAAGAAGTATAAGGGACGGACATTTAACTTtgaaggtagagaaagagagagagaaaaaaaacatcaaATAGTTCCTGGTGGGAGAATCCAGCatggaatatataatattttaatttcgtgGAAAATCTGATGATGTAATTTTAGGAGTAAGGCGACGCCCAGCAATTGTTTCAGCCGGCTTTCACTCCTGCATTATTCATGagtcctttcgtttttttttctctctctctcttctttctacttCACCACCAGAAGGGaaagtcttctctctctttctctttcttccctttttgaTCTGGCCTTTTTCGTTCCCTTCTTTATCattccctttccttctctcttctacaCCTGCATGATTCCCACTGgatctatatgtatacatatgtatatatgaatgggctacttatatacgtatgtacatatatacatcatacatattacacacacacaaatataaaaggaaatatgCTCGTGACAGGGACTGTTCTACGGTTGAAACCTTCTGTCATCTCagtcttattttctttctttgcggccagcagcagtagtagtagtagtttcGAAGCTCTAAAGAGACACTCGAAGGAAATCGATGGAGGCTTGGACTAGTCTAGCGAGCTTAAAGAAAAGACGGTGCGCTTCTCCTATACCATGCGAATCGTGAGAATAAACGTTGCTTTCGACGGATTATCAATGGTAAACCAATTATAAGTATAAAaggactttgacagttacctCGAGCTTAAGACTAAGAAATAATTCTATTCTATCGTTTTCCTTGAAAGCTACTTGTTCGCCAGCTGAGAATACggagaaagatttattttaattaatcactGGTACAAATGCATTAATATGATAAGTTGTACtagtaataattatctacTTACGCATAGATGGAATATTgctaaatataacaaattctaCAGCCCTTCATTTGATACGATAAGACCCAAGTCAACCGCATTCAGACAAATTTCAACAGAAAACGAACGTCAGAGTTGTTTTAAGGCTGAAAAGGGATATACAAGTGCAAAGGTACCTTTCGTACCGTCTGCGTGCTAATTTGTAAGGAACACGTACGCGCTGTGATTAACCACAGAGCTGCAAAGTTGGCCTCGTTACTAGTGTAAATAGACATTAGCGCCGTTTCGTGTAAACATACAGTTTTCACACCTAATTGCCGTGTACGCGTAAACGGATCTGGAATCGTTTGTAAAATACAAGGAAAACTGAACGACGTGATCATAATATTGattcaacaaaaaataacgTGATGTCCttgataattacatatttcatttctaatacACTAACGtgtatcatttaaaataaatatttattagcaTCAATTACGTAAACGTaagcttatatatacataatgtattAGACGATTTACCTTATCggaaaagatttattaaaatcaatatctttaataatattttcaattcgaaAAAAACAAGTTTCTAAATGTTTGTTCATCTACGCgctatatttgtaaaaatgtatattactAAATCTCTTTGATTTAGCTAAATTTACATACATCActtaaatcaattaaaacgatttcaaatagacatattaatatcattatggTATCTATAGAAtggtatatatagaaaattataaaaatttaataaaggtACCATAAAATTCGTCCACTTCTTAACGATCTGGGATCCGATTACGTTGCTGCCTTAAAATAATCTCCATTTCTGCAACCCAATCGATAACTGCAAAATGTAATTTAATGCTATTATAtctgtaataaaaagatatgtttaaaaataaaataaaaattaggtAATATCAGTTAGCAAATACGTAAACTAATCATGGCACTCATAGATCTTGGTGGTAAAGAATATCATCATAAAATagtaaatttaaagaaattttttaatttttaaagtaTCTACTTaactttcatttataattttccgCTTGAGTAATCTTCGTAAACTTTTCTCTCCCAAactgtaacaaaaaatttatatatgtaacttaCGTAAAAATTGTCAGCAAATCAGAGACTTTAAACAAAACTATTATCAGAGTAGCAAATAAAACTTAATCATGGCCATCATCGATCTTGGTGGCTACAACTATCATCACGattgattttgttaataattattcaaaaaaagaatgtcAGAGGTTGACAATTGAAAACATGAGAAGTATTTctaactattaaaaaaaaatcaataatgataattaccATTAATTCACATATACTTCAATCTTAGAAGACTCCTTGTTGTTGTTAAGATCATACCataatctgtaaaaaaaaaattccaattatttacatttgcattaaaaatatatatctacaactacaaaaattcttttgtatCAGATAGCAAATACTTAAATTAATCACGTCAATCATAGATCTTGgtggtaaaaataatttcatcataaaaaattgtatttaaatcaaaagaatataactaatattatatttaaataaaaactaattaccatttttaataatttgtaagtATCCTCtagtatttctctttcttcaaattCTCATATTGAAAATAGTTTTGATggatctaaaaatataataaattactaaatataaatatgtgttgTTATCATGGAACATAAGTATGTAATACTCACCAAACGCAAATACATTAAtacttaattaatattaatatcaataaacaaattaggtatatgtaatattttaaataaagaagacaGCACAGAAAAGCAGAAATAATAGATCATTTCAttgtaagtaaaatatatactcacaaaaattatatataaaaaaatacttatttataaataaaataaagtaaaaattattttaactcATCATATCTGCTTCACTGAATTAATAAATCCAAAATTACAGTAAAATGAAGATTTATTTAGATACACATTTAATCAGCTTTCTTAGGTGCACGTGTCTTTTTAGCTGGTAAAGGTTTCTGTGATCTCAATACTGCACTTGCACGACGTAAGGCAACCTAATCAATGATGGTAATTATATAGTagaaaatctattaaaaaaaactgcatatattcatttaaatttaccTTGGTAAGGTCTACACGATATTTATTTGCTTTAAGCAATCTCCGTAATTTATACAAAGACCGACGAGCTCCACTTTTCATTGTACTTCTAACAGTAGCTTTTGCTGGCTTAGtaattttatttgcttttttataaacaactGTGAATCCCTTCTTATCAGGAGTATCTACTATGCCAACACTTTTTCTATGAACCAAACCAGAGTAACGGTAACTACTGAGATTGGTTAAGTTGCTAGGTTCCTAAAATATTGTGCGATAGCAGTTTATATCAAtaacttataatattttatcgtaaaaagcTGTGAAatagattaaattaattttacaaaccGTGGAAAAAGGTTTGTTGATATTACGcttctttaaaagaaacgCATTATTATTGCGAATTATCATCCAGTTTAGATGCGACGACATTTTGAAATCttctgtaataataaatattaaaatcacctaggttaaaatatattcgaacaATTCTAAATTACATTAACCTTTCTAAAGATGAAGGAATACGAAAATACGAGGCGCATagatcgaacgaatgaaaatgtaacgcatcgataaaattctaattaataatataacgcAAATTAAGTATTATACATTAACTTTCCTAACAAGCGAAGGAATGCGAAAATACGATGCGCATagatcgaacgaatgaaaatgtgACGTGtcgataaaattctaattaatataacgcaaattaaatattatacaattaggTATAATTTGCACAatcagaaaataaagaataatacagAAAATATGTGTAAAATTCGAACATGTACTCACCACGTGCGTCGTCACTGAGAACCCACAAGAAAGAACCTTTCAATATGGCGACAGATATGGCGCTAGTATCTTCGATAACAAAGATAGTAGACATAGATATCTACATACTAAACTAACTTACGACCTATCGCAGCGCCACCTACTGCACAAATTATCAATCTAGATTTTTCAATTCCTAGACTAGATTCCTTAACACACAGTTCATAGACTATGTGTAATTCATACTATATGGAATTCATAAACTGATGAGTACTCTgtcccatatatatatatatatatatattctaaaagcaaaattatacagaataaataaaatgttaatacaTTTTGTTACTTCTTATCCaaagatttaatataaacaatttcgaCAGGCATTGGCGCTATATGGCCTTCTGTACTATCGAAATTATGAACTATAACCTTCTTTACTTCGAGATCAAAAAATATGATTCTGTTCTTTACAGGTgatatttcttcgaattcGGCGATTGtcatatttgttttatcaattatttgtttttctgttAAACTAGGATTTTTAGGATACATACAATCTCCTGGTAAGACGTGCATTTTTCCATCTCTTAACAACACTCTGATCTGTTAAGAGAATTATATAttgcattattattacatcatGATTGTAAGTGTTAAATTGATTTCATACCGGTAAATATAATTCTACTCCAAGTTTACTCCTCTCTATTGCAAAATCCAATAAATTTTCCAAGCACTCATACTTGACAATTCTTGAAATTTCATAATGTTGTGGAGGAGCCATCATCATATCTGTAGCTGCACATATATTGTTTGGTGTATCCcactaaatataaaatttaataacaatttgcTAATAATAGTACTACAATTGTAATCtataaactaaaaaatattttacttttatgtcTTCCATTTCAATAGTTTCATAATTAGAATATGGTATCAATGGCATACAAGccatataaaaaatagtatcATAACGTTTCGTAGTAAAATATGTTGGAGTTAACCAATTGCTCCATTCATGTAAAGACCATAAATCAGGATAACACTTTAATTTTTCACACATTGTATAGAATTCTGTAGCATCATCGTGTACTTTAGTTTGCCAATTTTGTACATCCTCTTCGGGAACtaaacaaataatatgatgtatttgtttttttagaaAACTATATTACATTCTAACTatactattaattttataaacgaactaaaaaataagtatgtaataaaaaagcatTACTTGATAGAACATGGGCCCAATTAGAAAGAATACCATCTCTTTTAACTTGTTTACAAAGCAAAATACCACATTCTTCAAACGTTTCACGAATTGCAGTGATACGTAGAGAGATCTCTTTTGGCAATTCGTTCGATTttgattgaaatatttgtgGACGTAAATTAGTATTGGGGAATAAGGAATTAAAGCTGTTGGTATCAAAACCAAAGGTACGAAATAAATTGTGCCATTTTAAATCTGCATCAGCTGGATGTACGACTCCTCCAGGAAATACATACGATTCCGGATAAAAACTCGAATTTCGATGACGTTTCAAACATagtaatttgtaattatactGAAActacataattataatattaataatatacattgttAAAAGTTTATCGCTATAAATCgcagataatttatttaattgttcgAACTTACGACTAAAGATGGCAAGGccctattatatttttgtctaTGTCGTGCGGCTAAAATCAAACTTGCCGATTCTTTCCAACCTTTcatctttctatatttattaatatcttttctttatgaCCTTAAATATCACAAACGGATTTTTCACcagaaattaaacgaaaaaataatttcataaccTTTACGCTATCAtaagaaatacgataaatatcgatatttatcgaggaataataatcgatataaacatattatacagtaaatattcaaaatgtaATATTCCAATGCGCATTTATAATAcggacaaatatatatatatatatatatatatatatatatatatatatatatatatatatattacgttctAAAATccagattaaaagaaaaaaatatagtaaacaTTTATGATAAACAAGAGTTATGACTAAAAAGATAGAATCTTTTACTATAATTTTCTCAGACCAAATCAATTTTGTACATCTTATTTCAATTAagtattgatatttaaaaatatctgaaGTTTGTACCTTCTTTACTTTACATTTATAAACATTGAACCTatgatttattgaatttattttcagatTTTCCTGTTGCAGCTACcattaattcatataattgATGTAATTGTTCATCCCTTAGTTTATCAaaatcttcttcctttaaacTCTTTCCTATTGGTTCTGATGTCTTTGGCCCTCGCAATCCAAGTTGCTTAGCTAACGACAATGCATAATCCTGTACATTAAgtagttatataaatatatatatatttttttttaagatattactAACAATCAAGacaataataaacaatttaatatggacgattatttatatataggtcgtttaattacttaaatattatgttattataatatcattaccATCTATAGTTacttaaatattatgttattataataaggTTACCGTccattcatttaaaaaaatatgcgaTTCAGTAGGATTGCATGTTTTGTGTCTCCTAAATTCATCATGAACATATTCGTTTCCAAGAGATTGGATTTCTACTGGTAAACCACGATGTAAccttaaaatcattttatataacattcgTACACGTTGCACATGTGTGAGCACTACCATAGttggttaaataaataaaaaattatatgcatttatgATTTGGCTGTCCAATGACTATAAAGCTTTAAAAAGTCTACTTTTTTACGTTTAAACGACTACAAAACTACGTTGTCTTTAAAGAATCAATAGCACTGAAAACGAAGCACAATGACGCTTTAAATATGGCATCTAATAGCGGCTAATTTAAACTGTTAACATGTCTACTTCgcgcattattatttattaaatcgtaaTATTGTAATGATAAGAACGATGATTAATCAT
The nucleotide sequence above comes from Vespula vulgaris chromosome 16, iyVesVulg1.1, whole genome shotgun sequence. Encoded proteins:
- the LOC127069711 gene encoding acyl-coenzyme A diphosphatase NUDT19-like isoform X1, whose amino-acid sequence is MKGWKESASLILAARHRQKYNRALPSLVFQYNYKLLCLKRHRNSSFYPESYVFPGGVVHPADADLKWHNLFRTFGFDTNSFNSLFPNTNLRPQIFQSKSNELPKEISLRITAIRETFEECGILLCKQVKRDGILSNWAHVLSIPEEDVQNWQTKVHDDATEFYTMCEKLKCYPDLWSLHEWSNWLTPTYFTTKRYDTIFYMACMPLIPYSNYETIEMEDIKWDTPNNICAATDMMMAPPQHYEISRIVKYECLENLLDFAIERSKLGVELYLPIRVLLRDGKMHVLPGDCMYPKNPSLTEKQIIDKTNMTIAEFEEISPVKNRIIFFDLEVKKVIVHNFDSTEGHIAPMPVEIVYIKSLDKK
- the LOC127069714 gene encoding 60S ribosomal protein L28; this translates as MSTIFVIEDTSAISVAILKGSFLWVLSDDAREDFKMSSHLNWMIIRNNNAFLLKKRNINKPFSTEPSNLTNLSSYRYSGLVHRKSVGIVDTPDKKGFTVVYKKANKITKPAKATVRSTMKSGARRSLYKLRRLLKANKYRVDLTKVALRRASAVLRSQKPLPAKKTRAPKKAD
- the LOC127069711 gene encoding succinate dehydrogenase assembly factor 3, mitochondrial-like isoform X2 — translated: MVVLTHVQRVRMLYKMILRLHRGLPVEIQSLGNEYVHDEFRRHKTCNPTESHIFLNEWTDYALSLAKQLGLRGPKTSEPIGKSLKEEDFDKLRDEQLHQLYELMVAATGKSENKFNKS